CGACTCATCCCACACCGGGGCGCGGCCACGCACGTCGCCACCGGGACCAACCAAGTGCGACGTGCCGAAGAAGCGCTTGCCGCCTTCGGAGCCCACGAGGTTCACGAAGCTGGTGTAGACGCCCTGTTCCTCGGCGATGTCGCGAATGAGCCGCTCCCAGCGGGCGGCGCTGTACGGACCGGCAATGCCGTCCTCACGCGGCCAGATACCGCGGGCGGGGGCGGCCGACGACACGAACACCACCTGGGCGCCGTCGAGGGCGGCAATGGTGCCACTGATGGAGTGCCAGGCGTCTTCGCACACCAGAATGGCCGCACGGCCCCACGGCGTTTCGAAGGCGCGGATATCGGTGCCGCGTTCCACGAAGCGCTCTTCGTCGAACAGCCCGTAGGTGGGCAGGTAGTTCTTGCGGTGCACGTGCCGGATCACCGGCGGTCCGTCGTCGAGCCCGATGGTGAGGTAGGCCGCGCTGTTGTGCAGCGTATCGCGCCACCTCTCGTAGAAGCCGATCACGAGGTCCATGGCTACGCAGTCGATGCCGGCCGCCGCGCAGGCGGTGCGGTAGGCGTCATCGAGGTCGTACGCCAGCGCACCGGCGGTGCAGGCGACCTCACGGACGCCCCCTTCCACGAAGTAGCCCGACAGGGCCGTCTCGGGGAAATGCACGACCTGCGGGCGCGGGTCGAGGGTGGAGGCTTGCGCGCACAGCCGCCCGATACGGGCGAGGTTGGCGGCTACGTCGCCCTTGCGGGGCGCAAACTGGCACAGGGCCAGCGTTAGCGGACGAATCGGATCACCAGGCATGTATGCAAAGTAGGAGGAGGAGCACGGATCGCCTACGGTCACGGTACGGTTCCGGGTGGAGCGTGGCGCGACGCAGGCCGTGAACCGGCTCGACGCCGAGCGTGTACAATTCCCCCATGCGCTCTCTGAAATTCCGACACGGTCGTTCTCGCATGGCCGCGCTGTCCGTTATCTGCCTGTCCCTCGCGCTGGCTCTCGTTCCGGCTGGACTGGCGGCGCAGGGTGCGTCGGCCTCCACCGGCGAGGCGTGGCAGATCATCACCCCGCCGCAGGCTACGCTGGTGCTCGGTCGCGACGGCTCGCTGATCGGAGAGCTGGGCCGGGAGCGTCGTATCAACGTCGCGCTGCGCTCGCTCCCCAAGTACGTCGGGAATGCGTTTGTCGCGGTGGAAGACAAACGCTTCTATCAGCACGACGGCGTGGATCTGGTCGGTGTGGCGGGCGCCATCAAGGACGCCGTCACCAAGGGCAATCTCCGCGGCGCGAGCACCATCACGCAGCTGCTGGTGGGCAACATGCACCCCGACCTCATCGACCGTCGGGATGTGTCGGCGGGACGCAAGTTGCGGGAGCAGCAGGCCGCGCGAGAAATGGAGCGGCATTACAACAAAGAGCAGATCCTCGAGGCGTTCCTCAATCAGATCTCGTTCGGACGTGGCGCGTACGGCATCGAGATGGCGGCGCGTCAGTTCTTCGGTAAAGGCGCGGCTGATCTCACGTTGGCGGAAGCCGCGTCGCTGGCGTCGATGCCCAAGAGCCCCGTGCAGTACGATCCGGCCCGCTATCCCGATCGCAACCGCACGCGCCGTAACACGGTGCTCGCGCTGATGGCAGAGCAAGGATACATCACCGCCGCGCAATCGGCCGCGGCACAACGCGAACCAGTACGCACAGTGACGACCACGCGTTCGCCGGCGCCGTGGGTGGTCGACGTGGTCCGCGTGCAGGCCGAGCGGGCAGGCATTGCCGTCATGCAGGGCGGGTATCGCATTCACACCACGATCGACGCCGCGCTGCAGCGATCCACGCAGCAGGCGCTGAGTAGTGGCCTCGATGAAATCGAGACGCGCCCCGGTTTTCGAGGACAGCGATGCGCTCGCGTGGCCGCTGACACATCCGCGGCGGCGACCAAGAAGGCGAAAGTCGAGGCGTGCCTGGAAGGTGCGGCGGTGGTGCTCGACCCCACCACGGGCGATGTGCGCGCGCTGGTGGGCGGGCGTGATTACGCGCGGAGCTCGTTCAATCGCGCGGTCGATGGCAACCGGCAGCCCGGCTCGAGCTTCAAGGCGTTCGTGTACGCGCAATCCATCGCGCAGGGGCTCGCTGCCAACGCCATGGTGGCGGACACCGCACTGCGCATTCGTCTCGACAACGGGCAGATCTACAGCCCCGACAACGCCGACAACGCGTTTCTGGGAGCCCTCACGCTGCGTGAAGCGCTGACGCGGTCGCGGAATCCGGTCGCGGTGCAGCTCGCGCTGGCGGTGGGCATGGACTCGGTCATCGCGCTGGCGCGCCGCGCTGGGTTGCGCTCGCCGATCTCGCCATATCCCTCGAGCGCGCTCGGCGCGAGTGTGGTGCAGCCGCTCGATTTCGTGGCCGCCTACGCCACATTCGACAACGGCGGCGTAGCGGTGGAACCGCGCTTCGTGCAGCATATCGAAGATCGCAACGGGCGTACGGTATTCACGCCGCAGGTTGCACCGCCGCGATCGGCGATGGACCCGCGGGTGGCCTTTATTATGCGCGACATGCTGCAAGACGTGGTCACGCGCGGCACCGCGACGGCGCTACGAAAGATCGTGCCGTCACGCATCCCAGTGGCGGGGAAAACGGGGACCACCAACGACAATACCGATGTCTGGTTCGTCGGGATGACGCCGGAGTTGGTCACCGGCGTGTGGCTGGGCTTCGATAAGCCGGCCATGATCTCACCGGGCGCGGTCGGCGGCACGTTGGCGGCACCGATTGCGGGGCAGATCATTGCCGCGGCCTACGGCAATCGCGCCAGTGGCGCGTGGACGCCACCGCCGGGCGTGGTGCCGGTAGAGCTCGATCGGGCGACAGGTCAGCCGTCGGATGGGACGACGCCGAACGAGCGACGCTATGTGGAGTGGTTCATGGCGGGGACGGAACCGGGAGCGCCGGTGTGGCCGTGGAGCCTCTTCCGTTTGGGGCCGATCGGGTACTGAACTCTGGCGCAGTAGTCAGTGTTCAGTGGCCGGAGTTCAGGGATCAGACTGCATATAGTGGTCAGCGTTCAGCAGCTACAGTCCACAGTGTCGAGCGGGTTTGGGGAGGCTCCGTAATCGTACGGGGGGGTGAATTGCGTATTCGCCCCAATGGAATGCGGTGGTGCAGGGGTCGACTATTCGCTGCATGACGCCCTCTGATGTTCTGCCGTTCCGTCGCCCGTCGAGTGTACACGGGCATGCGCAACCGTCGCCCCGTTCCGGCGAGGGTGCTGGTACCGGGATCGTGATGATGAACCTCGGCGGGCCGGCGACGCTCGACGAAGTGGAGCCGTTCCTGCTCCGGCTGTTTGCCGACAAGGAGATCATTCAGCTCCCATGGCAGGATGTGCTGGGCAAGTTCATCGCCACTCGTCGTGCGCCAAAAGTGCGCAAGCTGTATGACGCGATCGGGGGCGGGTCGCCGATTCTCACGTGGACCAAGGCGCAGGGCGACGCCATGTGTGCGCGCCTCGATGAAATGTCTCCCGACACCGCGCCGCACAAGTTCTACGTATCGTTTCGCTACACCGCGCCGTTCGCCGACGATGCCCTGAAGGCAATGAAGGCCGACGGCATCACGCGCGCCGTGGCGTTCACGCAGTATCCGCAGTGGTCATGCTCCACCACGGGTTCGAGCCTCAACGACCTGTGGCGCGCGCTCGATCGCACCGGCCTGCAAGACGCGTTTACGTGGAGCATCATCGATCGGTGGGGCGAGCACGAGGGCTTCGTGCGCTCGATGGCCAGCGCGATCGACGACGGCCTCGATCAGTATGCCGATCACGAGCGAGACGACGTGCTGGTGCTCTTCAGCGCCCATTCGCTGCCGCTCAAGGTCATCGACCGTGGCGATGCGTATCCGGCCGAGATCGCGGCGTCGGTGAGCCGCGTGGTGCAGGCGGCCGAGCTGCGTAATCCATACATGTTGAGCTTTCAGTCGGAAGTGGGGCCGGTACGCTGGCTGGGCCCGAGCACCGAGACGATGATCAAGCAGCTGGCGGCGCGCGGGCAGAAGAACGTGCTGGTGGTGCCGATCGCGTTCACGAGCGATCACATCGAAACGCTGTCGGAAATCGACATCGAATACGGCGAGCTGGCACATTCGCTCGGTATGACGGGATTCAAGCGGGCGCCGTCGCTGAATGCGCGCACGGAGTTCCTCGATGCGCTGGCCGATATCGTGAACGGGCACCTGGAGTCTGGGCAGCCGCACAGCACGCAGTACAAGCAGAACTGTCCGGGGTGCACCAACGCCGCCTGTCGCGGATTGCCGTCGAAGATGACGACACAGGGCACACGCGATGTCTCTGTGGAGTCCGCGGCGAGTCGCTGACGTGTTCCTCCTGCCGTTCCATCTGATTGGCTGCAGTCACGAACAGAGTGACGTGGATGCCGTCGGGCGTCTGCGCATTCTGCCCGCAGAGCTGCCGGTGCAGCTCGAAGCGTTGCGCGCGGTCGGGATTCCGGCGGTGGTGGTGAGCACCTGCCATCGTACGGAGTTGTACTGGTGGGGCGATCACGATCCGTCGGCCTGGTTCGACGCGCTGCTGGTGGAGCGCGGCGTGTCGGACGTGCAACTCGATCGCAAGCACGCCGATCTCGCCGTGCGGCATCTGTTCGCCGTATCGGCGGGCATGTGTTCCGCGCGTTTCGGCGAACCGGAAATTCTGGGTCAGGTACGGCGCGCCTGGAGCACGTCGCGCGACCTGGGCGCGACCAACGCCCTCCTCGACAGCGTATTCCGTCATGCGGTCGACGCCGCGCGCCACATTCGCGCGGCGATCGGTAGCCAGGCGAATGCGTCGCTTGGCGTGCGTGTACACGAGGCCCTGCTGGAACTCGTGGCCACCCAGCGTGCGGAATCATCCTCCCCGGACGACGCCGAGGCGCCGTGCCGCGTGCTGGTGATCGGCGCCGGTGACGCCGCACGCACCGTTGTCGCCGCGCTCACGCACGCCCCGGGCGAGACAGAGTTGGTGGTGCGCGTTACCAGTCGTACGGACAGCCGCGCGGCGGTGCTGGCGTATGCCCACGGCCTCTCGCACGTGGCGTGGAGCGCACGCGATCATGCGATCGCCGCGTCCGATGTCGTGATCTTTGCGGCGCACTCCACCACGCCGATCGTGACGTCGGTGCAGGCGCGCGCGCTGCTGCGCGACGGGAACACGACACCGATCTGGATCGACCTCGGCGTGCCGCCAAACGTGGGCAACGCCGCCGACCTGCCCGACGCGGTGCAGTACGTGGATCTCGACTGGCTGGCCCTGTTCTCGGGAGATGTGCACGGCACCAGCGACGTGACCGCGCGCGCGCAGATCGCCCTGCAGCGCGAACTCGCCCGCTTTGCCGGCGTGATGCACCGCCGACAGGTCGGTGCACGACTCGCCCTGCTCGAACAACGTGCCGTCGACGCCGCCCGCGCCGCGTTCGATTCGCACGCACTCGCCGCCGGAGATTCGCCGAACGTCGAGCACGCTGCTGACGCCATGGCGCGACGGGTCACGCGGTTGCTGCTTCGCGAACTGACGGCCCTGTCGGCGTAGCGACTCCGCTCGAAAAGCAACAGCGAAACGCAACAGCGAAACGCAACAGCGAAACGCAACAGCGGGAACACGGAGTCGACGGATTGCGC
This region of Gemmatimonas groenlandica genomic DNA includes:
- a CDS encoding penicillin-binding protein 1A is translated as MAALSVICLSLALALVPAGLAAQGASASTGEAWQIITPPQATLVLGRDGSLIGELGRERRINVALRSLPKYVGNAFVAVEDKRFYQHDGVDLVGVAGAIKDAVTKGNLRGASTITQLLVGNMHPDLIDRRDVSAGRKLREQQAAREMERHYNKEQILEAFLNQISFGRGAYGIEMAARQFFGKGAADLTLAEAASLASMPKSPVQYDPARYPDRNRTRRNTVLALMAEQGYITAAQSAAAQREPVRTVTTTRSPAPWVVDVVRVQAERAGIAVMQGGYRIHTTIDAALQRSTQQALSSGLDEIETRPGFRGQRCARVAADTSAAATKKAKVEACLEGAAVVLDPTTGDVRALVGGRDYARSSFNRAVDGNRQPGSSFKAFVYAQSIAQGLAANAMVADTALRIRLDNGQIYSPDNADNAFLGALTLREALTRSRNPVAVQLALAVGMDSVIALARRAGLRSPISPYPSSALGASVVQPLDFVAAYATFDNGGVAVEPRFVQHIEDRNGRTVFTPQVAPPRSAMDPRVAFIMRDMLQDVVTRGTATALRKIVPSRIPVAGKTGTTNDNTDVWFVGMTPELVTGVWLGFDKPAMISPGAVGGTLAAPIAGQIIAAAYGNRASGAWTPPPGVVPVELDRATGQPSDGTTPNERRYVEWFMAGTEPGAPVWPWSLFRLGPIGY
- the hemH gene encoding ferrochelatase → MTPSDVLPFRRPSSVHGHAQPSPRSGEGAGTGIVMMNLGGPATLDEVEPFLLRLFADKEIIQLPWQDVLGKFIATRRAPKVRKLYDAIGGGSPILTWTKAQGDAMCARLDEMSPDTAPHKFYVSFRYTAPFADDALKAMKADGITRAVAFTQYPQWSCSTTGSSLNDLWRALDRTGLQDAFTWSIIDRWGEHEGFVRSMASAIDDGLDQYADHERDDVLVLFSAHSLPLKVIDRGDAYPAEIAASVSRVVQAAELRNPYMLSFQSEVGPVRWLGPSTETMIKQLAARGQKNVLVVPIAFTSDHIETLSEIDIEYGELAHSLGMTGFKRAPSLNARTEFLDALADIVNGHLESGQPHSTQYKQNCPGCTNAACRGLPSKMTTQGTRDVSVESAASR